Proteins encoded within one genomic window of Polaribacter sp. NJDZ03:
- a CDS encoding T9SS type A sorting domain-containing protein — MNNNYLTTITCALLSTFFFIGCQTKAKETEIVLKNNFNQIKKQKKKKGVHKKGIEQIADYQKQIRKGIEEENSTYKKGYLVEEFNKAKSKKLKKSGKSAISPVFKERGPNNVPGRARGIAIDPNDTKRWFVGSVGGGVWLTEDSGATWETLTDFKVPNLATSTVVISQINSNILYAGTGEPFGNLGAIGGSGVFKTINGGATWQHLTATASLGDVGRMIINPLDDNNVLIGTTSGIYRTIDGGVNWTKTYNSTGRVQDLDASSSDFNIQFGSVNGVGLVKSIDGGITWSVALDKAAVNVNHSRFETAVSEVNTSVVVVCAYSGSDGTVSTNTDLYISRDAGATFTNLTAPIDASVDRLDLVNGQGWYDNIVLTHPFDENIFYVGGVELFKVTVNNDDTFTALEIAATGQNGNLTQVNTDVHVDQHGLAAIKGVDNAFQLILANDGGIYSSNLALDPGVNEGDWSSAALGKNSTQFYGATKQNGEDNYLTGAQDNGCWISLGNDANKDKEYLEAFGGDGFEVIWHYDNPQDFIVSSQNNRIGRYVNFAFAGQESLEGEEIFYTKLANANNNPNAVFSVSGNGVWRSADFAATWNLVPITSKFITSSSSTSSALNVKVSIADPNIVWAGALMTESGSYVLHVSKDNGQTFTDAGVYNNPNDNHNLFISGLGTSYIEKNRAYALFSSQGRPKILKTEDLGATWSDITGFEASIDTGFPDVAVHSILEMPFNKDIIWAGTDIGLFQTEDGGTSWSMITDLPSVAVYDLKVVNDQVVIATYGRGVWSATIPELSTYTLPGYLKFPNATAQQKEIESLKTTVSYNVPSDDVSRVKIFIDGLEQTEIVQDFSTEVTYSYETIDVAEGYHQLGIQVFDDVNNLETPINNQEFLVIDYKDAGTSIEISEFQDTDVFTYKSNFVIDNLDGNVASVVLNNSEHPYNNNKTYSVTLKQPLTISEDNKVFTYEDFALVEPYTDDLTDLTQFYDFVLIEASTDLITWKTLDKYDARRFPEWLTEYNKGDNAIGNDALFKEQNITLTDKGFAIGETIVFKLSLVSDPGASSYGWAIKSINKNTATASVEDVLAGTQVFAIYPTVSKGDFTLQAKSTLGKTKMTVFSLTGKQVFAKEVDFTSNGKQAVSVSLNAGVYIVNIIDENNKKSSSKIIIE; from the coding sequence ATGAATAACAACTACCTAACTACTATTACCTGTGCTCTTTTATCAACTTTTTTTTTTATTGGTTGTCAGACAAAAGCAAAAGAAACCGAAATTGTTTTAAAGAATAACTTTAATCAAATAAAGAAACAAAAAAAGAAAAAAGGTGTTCATAAAAAAGGAATAGAACAGATTGCAGATTATCAGAAACAGATAAGAAAAGGAATTGAAGAAGAAAACTCCACTTATAAAAAAGGATATCTTGTAGAAGAATTTAACAAAGCTAAAAGTAAAAAATTAAAAAAAAGTGGTAAAAGTGCAATTAGCCCTGTTTTTAAAGAAAGAGGTCCTAATAATGTGCCTGGTCGTGCTAGAGGAATTGCTATAGATCCTAATGATACAAAAAGATGGTTTGTAGGTAGTGTTGGTGGAGGTGTTTGGCTTACAGAAGACTCCGGAGCAACTTGGGAAACATTAACAGATTTTAAGGTGCCTAATTTAGCAACTTCTACTGTTGTAATTAGTCAAATAAATTCTAATATATTATATGCAGGTACCGGAGAACCTTTTGGTAATTTAGGTGCAATTGGTGGTTCTGGCGTATTCAAAACAATAAATGGTGGTGCTACTTGGCAACATTTAACAGCTACAGCATCTTTAGGAGATGTTGGTAGAATGATTATTAATCCCCTAGACGACAATAATGTTCTTATAGGAACTACTTCTGGTATTTATAGAACTATTGATGGTGGTGTAAACTGGACTAAAACTTATAATTCAACAGGCAGAGTTCAAGATTTAGATGCTTCTTCATCTGATTTTAATATTCAATTTGGTTCTGTAAATGGAGTAGGATTGGTAAAAAGTATTGATGGTGGTATTACATGGAGTGTTGCTTTAGATAAAGCAGCTGTTAATGTAAACCATAGCAGGTTTGAAACAGCTGTATCAGAAGTAAATACATCGGTTGTTGTTGTTTGTGCGTATTCTGGTTCTGATGGTACTGTTAGTACTAATACAGATTTATATATATCAAGAGATGCGGGGGCTACTTTTACAAATTTAACAGCTCCAATTGATGCTAGCGTAGATAGATTAGATTTGGTAAACGGACAAGGATGGTATGATAATATTGTTTTAACGCATCCTTTTGATGAGAATATTTTTTATGTTGGAGGTGTGGAGCTTTTTAAAGTTACTGTTAATAATGATGATACTTTTACAGCTTTAGAGATTGCTGCTACTGGTCAAAATGGTAACCTTACTCAAGTTAATACAGATGTTCATGTAGATCAGCATGGGCTTGCAGCTATAAAAGGAGTTGATAATGCTTTTCAATTAATTTTAGCAAATGATGGTGGTATTTATTCTAGTAATTTGGCTTTAGACCCAGGTGTAAATGAAGGCGATTGGTCTAGTGCAGCCTTAGGAAAAAATAGTACACAATTTTACGGAGCAACAAAACAAAATGGAGAAGATAATTATTTAACAGGCGCACAAGATAATGGTTGTTGGATATCATTAGGAAATGATGCTAATAAAGACAAAGAGTATTTAGAGGCATTTGGTGGCGACGGCTTTGAAGTTATTTGGCATTATGACAATCCTCAAGATTTTATTGTTTCTTCTCAGAACAATAGAATTGGTAGATATGTTAATTTTGCGTTTGCAGGTCAAGAAAGTTTAGAAGGAGAAGAAATATTTTACACAAAATTAGCAAATGCTAATAACAACCCAAATGCTGTTTTTTCTGTTTCTGGTAATGGGGTTTGGCGTTCAGCCGATTTTGCAGCAACTTGGAATTTAGTGCCAATTACTTCTAAATTTATAACAAGTAGTTCAAGTACCTCAAGTGCTTTAAATGTAAAAGTATCTATAGCAGACCCAAATATTGTTTGGGCTGGAGCATTAATGACAGAAAGTGGTAGTTATGTTTTACATGTTTCTAAAGATAATGGACAAACTTTTACAGATGCAGGTGTTTATAACAATCCAAATGATAACCATAATCTATTTATTTCAGGTTTAGGAACTTCTTATATTGAAAAAAATAGGGCTTATGCTCTTTTTTCTTCACAAGGTAGACCTAAGATTTTAAAAACAGAAGATTTAGGTGCTACTTGGTCTGATATTACAGGATTTGAAGCTAGTATAGATACAGGTTTCCCCGATGTAGCAGTACACAGTATTTTAGAAATGCCTTTTAACAAAGATATTATTTGGGCAGGTACAGATATTGGTCTTTTTCAAACAGAAGATGGAGGTACAAGTTGGAGTATGATTACAGATTTACCTTCTGTAGCTGTTTATGACTTAAAAGTAGTAAACGATCAAGTTGTAATTGCAACTTATGGTAGAGGTGTATGGTCTGCAACGATACCAGAATTAAGTACATATACACTTCCAGGATATTTAAAGTTTCCAAATGCTACTGCACAACAAAAAGAAATTGAAAGTTTAAAAACAACCGTAAGTTATAACGTACCTTCAGATGATGTAAGTAGAGTTAAAATATTTATAGACGGATTAGAGCAAACAGAGATTGTACAAGATTTTAGTACAGAAGTAACTTATTCTTATGAAACAATAGATGTGGCAGAAGGGTATCATCAACTAGGTATTCAGGTTTTTGATGATGTTAATAATCTAGAAACACCAATAAATAACCAAGAGTTTTTAGTAATTGATTATAAGGATGCAGGTACTTCAATTGAAATTTCAGAATTTCAGGATACAGATGTCTTTACTTATAAATCTAATTTTGTTATAGATAACTTAGACGGCAATGTAGCTAGTGTTGTCTTAAATAATTCGGAACATCCTTATAATAATAATAAAACATATTCGGTAACATTAAAACAACCATTAACAATATCAGAAGACAATAAGGTTTTTACGTATGAAGACTTTGCGCTTGTAGAGCCTTATACAGATGATTTAACCGATTTGACTCAGTTTTATGATTTCGTTTTAATTGAAGCTTCTACCGATTTAATTACATGGAAAACATTAGATAAGTATGATGCAAGAAGGTTTCCAGAATGGTTAACAGAATATAATAAAGGAGACAATGCAATTGGTAATGATGCTTTATTTAAAGAACAAAATATAACGTTAACAGATAAAGGTTTTGCTATTGGAGAAACAATTGTTTTTAAATTAAGTTTAGTTTCAGATCCAGGAGCATCTTCTTATGGTTGGGCTATTAAATCTATAAATAAGAATACAGCAACTGCTTCTGTAGAAGATGTTTTAGCAGGTACACAGGTATTTGCAATTTATCCTACTGTTTCTAAAGGAGACTTTACTTTACAAGCAAAAAGTACCTTAGGGAAAACTAAAATGACTGTTTTTAGTCTTACAGGAAAACAAGTTTTTGCTAAAGAAGTAGATTTTACATCAAATGGAAAACAAGCGGTTTCTGTGAGTTTAAATGCTGGAGTTTATATTGTAAACATTATTGATGAAAACAATAAAAAATCTTCTAGTAAAATAATTATTGAATAA
- a CDS encoding NAD(P)/FAD-dependent oxidoreductase, producing MIEKKYDVVIIGGGPAGGQTARNLSKKGYKTLLVERYKSFYDNNFSSGGMTLEPMKEFNLPDKVVGAYWKDITIKCTEKEYDWFGEKPKGVVLDFGKLREFLAEESVANGGEVLLGHKYVEKRVVNTEVEVDLLEAETSKIKTVKTKLLIDATGPLRKVMYDSKEEQPKMNLGSGTEYLIEVDQKTYNKYKEKLVFFLGHKWALKGYSWVFPMENRILKVGSGRTHLKSKDQENTDKSTKKITEKIIKEYIKPESYTLLDIHGGILRYCEGLNDTYYKNNVIAIGDAISAINPRGGEGIRYAMQSANLACDYIDIYLKTGKENFKEYEKEWKKKKLLKWRLSEVSARRMYNRYSDLQIENRLQFLHKHFSIDVLIDSLFNFNYNKMFSRFFSYLWMKLKYKFNNKEF from the coding sequence ATGATAGAAAAGAAATACGATGTTGTAATTATTGGCGGAGGACCTGCTGGAGGACAAACAGCTAGAAATTTATCTAAAAAAGGATATAAAACACTTTTGGTAGAGCGTTATAAAAGTTTTTATGATAATAATTTTTCTAGTGGAGGAATGACCTTAGAGCCTATGAAAGAATTTAATTTACCAGATAAGGTAGTTGGGGCTTATTGGAAAGACATTACCATAAAATGTACAGAAAAAGAATATGACTGGTTTGGTGAAAAGCCAAAAGGGGTTGTATTAGACTTTGGTAAGTTGCGAGAGTTTTTAGCAGAAGAATCTGTTGCTAATGGGGGTGAGGTTTTATTAGGTCATAAATATGTAGAAAAAAGAGTTGTAAATACAGAAGTAGAAGTAGATCTTCTAGAAGCTGAGACCTCTAAAATAAAAACGGTAAAAACGAAACTTTTAATAGATGCAACAGGACCATTACGAAAAGTAATGTATGATTCTAAAGAAGAACAACCTAAAATGAATTTGGGTAGTGGAACAGAATATTTAATAGAAGTAGATCAGAAAACGTACAATAAATATAAAGAGAAGTTAGTTTTTTTCTTAGGACATAAGTGGGCTTTGAAGGGGTATTCTTGGGTTTTTCCTATGGAAAATAGAATTTTAAAAGTTGGTTCGGGTAGAACTCATTTAAAATCTAAAGATCAAGAAAACACAGATAAATCAACCAAAAAAATTACAGAAAAAATTATTAAAGAGTATATTAAACCAGAAAGTTACACATTATTAGACATTCATGGTGGTATTTTAAGGTACTGTGAAGGCTTAAATGATACTTATTATAAAAACAATGTAATTGCTATTGGTGATGCAATTTCTGCAATAAACCCAAGAGGAGGAGAAGGTATAAGGTATGCAATGCAAAGTGCTAATTTAGCATGTGATTATATAGATATTTATCTTAAAACAGGAAAAGAAAATTTTAAAGAGTACGAGAAGGAGTGGAAAAAGAAAAAGCTTTTAAAATGGCGATTAAGTGAAGTTTCCGCTAGAAGAATGTACAATAGATATTCTGATTTACAAATAGAGAACAGGTTACAGTTTTTACATAAACACTTTTCTATAGATGTTCTTATAGATAGTTTATTTAACTTTAATTATAATAAAATGTTCTCAAGATTTTTTAGTTATTTATGGATGAAATTAAAATATAAATTTAATAATAAGGAGTTTTAA
- a CDS encoding 1-deoxy-D-xylulose-5-phosphate synthase — MKNLLDNISNPEDLRKLNQDQLPQLAKELRDFIIDIVSTKEGHLGASLGVVELTIALHYLFDTPNDLLVWDVGHQAYGHKILTGRKDVFHTNRQLGGIAGFPSRKESNFDAFGVGHSSTSISAALGMAIASNIKGATEKHHIAVIGDASIASGMAFEALNHAGVSKANLLIILNDNAIGIDPSVGALKEYLTKVKTDKRLAAQNNIIKALNFDYSGPIDGHDLPKVLSELERLKTVKGPKFLHVITTKGKGLQQAEEDQVTYHAPGKFDKISGERLKIAKSLYTKYQDVFGQTIVELADKNDKIVGITPAMLTGSSLKLMLEKHPKRTFDVGIAEQHAVTLAAGMATQGLMPFCNIYSTFLQRAFDQVIHDVALQNLPVIFCLDRAGLVGEDGATHHGVFDLAYLRLIPNLIVFAPRNEIELRNILYTAQLGLKNPIAIRYPRGTGTIIDWKKPFEKIAIGKGVCLQKGTKTAILSIGTIAKNVAEALEFVENIDNFSHYDMRFVKPLDENLLHAIFKTAKTIITIEDGTIKGGFGTAILEFASQNNYQHKIKTLGIPDHFIEHGNILKLQHALGLDADSLANIFNTFI; from the coding sequence ATGAAGAACTTGTTAGACAATATATCAAATCCAGAAGATTTACGGAAACTAAATCAAGATCAACTACCTCAACTTGCAAAAGAATTGAGAGATTTTATTATTGATATTGTATCTACAAAAGAAGGTCATTTAGGTGCAAGTTTAGGCGTTGTAGAATTAACGATCGCTTTGCATTATCTATTTGACACCCCAAATGATTTATTAGTTTGGGATGTTGGCCATCAAGCATACGGACATAAAATTTTAACAGGAAGAAAAGACGTTTTTCATACCAACAGACAGTTGGGAGGAATTGCTGGTTTTCCGTCAAGAAAAGAGAGTAATTTTGATGCTTTTGGTGTCGGTCATTCTTCTACCTCTATTTCCGCAGCTTTAGGTATGGCAATTGCATCTAATATTAAAGGAGCTACAGAAAAACATCATATTGCCGTTATTGGCGATGCTTCTATTGCAAGCGGAATGGCTTTTGAAGCCTTAAACCACGCAGGAGTTTCTAAGGCAAATTTATTAATTATTTTAAATGACAATGCGATTGGAATTGATCCTTCTGTTGGTGCTTTAAAAGAGTATTTAACAAAGGTTAAAACAGATAAAAGGCTTGCGGCTCAAAATAATATTATAAAAGCTTTAAATTTTGATTATTCGGGTCCTATAGACGGACATGATTTACCGAAAGTTTTATCAGAACTAGAACGATTAAAAACCGTAAAAGGCCCAAAATTTTTACATGTAATTACTACAAAAGGAAAAGGTTTACAGCAAGCTGAAGAAGACCAAGTAACCTATCACGCACCTGGTAAATTTGATAAAATTTCTGGGGAAAGATTAAAAATAGCAAAGAGTTTATATACAAAATACCAAGATGTTTTTGGACAAACAATTGTAGAGTTAGCTGATAAAAATGATAAAATTGTAGGTATTACACCAGCAATGTTAACAGGAAGTTCTTTAAAATTGATGTTAGAAAAGCATCCAAAAAGAACTTTTGATGTTGGTATTGCAGAACAACATGCAGTAACTTTAGCTGCAGGTATGGCAACGCAAGGTTTAATGCCTTTTTGTAATATCTATTCTACTTTTTTACAACGTGCTTTTGATCAAGTTATTCATGATGTTGCTTTGCAAAATTTGCCTGTTATTTTCTGTTTAGACAGAGCTGGTTTGGTTGGTGAAGATGGCGCAACGCATCATGGTGTTTTCGATTTAGCATATTTACGTTTAATTCCGAATTTAATTGTTTTTGCACCAAGAAACGAAATTGAATTGCGTAATATTTTATACACTGCTCAATTAGGTTTAAAGAACCCAATAGCCATTCGATATCCTAGAGGAACTGGGACTATTATAGACTGGAAAAAACCTTTTGAAAAAATAGCAATAGGAAAAGGGGTTTGTTTACAAAAGGGAACTAAAACCGCTATTTTATCCATTGGAACCATTGCTAAAAATGTTGCTGAGGCATTAGAATTCGTAGAAAATATAGATAATTTTTCTCATTACGACATGCGTTTTGTAAAACCTTTGGATGAAAACTTATTACATGCTATTTTTAAAACAGCAAAAACCATTATAACAATAGAAGACGGAACCATAAAAGGTGGTTTTGGAACTGCTATTTTAGAATTTGCTTCACAAAATAATTATCAACATAAAATAAAAACGTTAGGAATACCCGATCATTTTATTGAACATGGAAATATTTTAAAGCTCCAACACGCACTTGGTTTAGACGCAGATAGTTTAGCAAACATATTTAATACATTTATATAA
- a CDS encoding prolyl oligopeptidase family serine peptidase: MKKFLLLFLPFIVVSTISAQETPTPNYRAAAKYSPTNLAKMVHSTSVSPHWLKKGNRFWYAYKTSEGANYYLVDADKKSKKTLFDNVKMAKWLTEITKDPYDAKHLPRFDFKFNEAEDAIRFRVTSTEEVKVIDDKKEVEKDSVSSKNEKSKKPKMEKKVYHLEYKLGGNEVTIIDTIKKEKEDWKKWANIAPDSSIVLYSKKYNLYWMDKVNFKKFIKDEKDSTVVENQWTKDGEENYAYGRGSRGDNVDKEKNKDKRNGVGGIWSHDSKKFVFQKSDSRHIKDLWVINSTGKKRPTLETYKYHMPGEQEYYKSELLIFDIPTKTHVKVPLDTIKQQSVSVFRAPRKQSNRDDDFKPSLLLSKKGKIYFSVISRDRKKYDINVADINTGEYKTLIEERFNTYIEARPLILLNDEKEMLHWAERDGWAHFYLYDTNGNLKNQVTEGDYHVANFEGLDEKNRTLYFSANGVNKKQDPYYAHSYKINLNGTGMKTLNPGDFTATSSMADSNQYFVTNFSRVNTVPKSELRNANGRKVMDLETADLSQLFASGYKFPETFKVKADDGITDIYGVMYKPFDMDSTKVYPLLEYVYPGPQTEAVNKSFSFRMDRVDRMAQVGFVVITLGNRGGHPDRSKWYHNYGYGNLRDYGLADKKYVAQQLANKHSFIDIEKVGIYGHSGGGFMSTAAMLVYPDFFKAAVSSAGNHDNNVYNSWWSETHHGVKEEIDEKGKSSYKYKIDTNPSLAKNLKGHLMLIHGDMDNNVNPAGTIRMANELIKAHKRFKYMIMPGQRHGFGSMTEYSFWLRADHFSKYLLGKEATDVDFMYMNLDKPMNK; the protein is encoded by the coding sequence ATGAAAAAATTTTTACTTTTATTCTTGCCATTTATTGTTGTTTCAACAATTTCTGCACAAGAAACTCCAACCCCCAATTACAGAGCTGCTGCTAAGTATTCGCCAACAAATTTGGCGAAAATGGTACACTCAACAAGTGTAAGTCCTCATTGGTTAAAAAAAGGAAACCGTTTTTGGTATGCTTATAAAACATCTGAAGGAGCTAATTATTATTTAGTGGATGCAGATAAAAAATCTAAAAAAACACTTTTTGATAATGTAAAGATGGCAAAGTGGTTAACAGAAATCACTAAAGATCCTTATGATGCAAAACACTTACCTCGTTTCGATTTTAAATTTAACGAAGCAGAAGATGCTATTCGTTTTAGAGTAACATCAACAGAAGAAGTTAAAGTTATTGATGATAAAAAGGAAGTAGAAAAAGACTCTGTATCATCAAAAAATGAAAAAAGTAAGAAGCCTAAAATGGAGAAAAAAGTCTACCATTTAGAATATAAATTAGGTGGAAATGAAGTAACAATTATTGATACGATTAAGAAAGAAAAAGAAGATTGGAAAAAATGGGCAAATATTGCGCCAGACAGTTCTATTGTACTGTATTCTAAAAAGTACAACTTGTATTGGATGGATAAAGTAAACTTTAAAAAGTTTATTAAAGACGAAAAAGATAGTACAGTTGTAGAAAACCAATGGACAAAAGATGGTGAAGAAAACTATGCGTATGGGCGTGGTTCTAGAGGAGATAATGTAGATAAAGAAAAAAATAAAGACAAAAGAAACGGTGTTGGAGGAATCTGGTCTCACGATTCTAAAAAGTTTGTTTTTCAAAAATCTGATTCTAGACATATTAAAGATTTATGGGTAATTAATTCTACAGGTAAAAAAAGACCAACGTTAGAAACCTATAAATATCACATGCCAGGTGAACAAGAATATTATAAATCTGAATTATTAATTTTTGATATTCCTACAAAAACGCATGTAAAAGTGCCTTTAGATACTATTAAACAACAAAGTGTTTCTGTTTTTAGAGCACCAAGAAAACAATCTAATAGAGATGATGATTTTAAACCTTCTTTGCTTTTATCAAAAAAAGGGAAAATATATTTTAGTGTAATTTCTAGAGATCGTAAAAAGTACGATATTAATGTTGCTGATATTAATACCGGTGAATATAAAACCTTAATTGAAGAACGTTTTAACACCTATATAGAAGCACGTCCGTTAATTTTATTGAATGATGAAAAGGAAATGTTGCATTGGGCAGAACGTGATGGTTGGGCACATTTTTATTTATATGATACGAATGGAAATTTAAAAAACCAAGTTACAGAAGGCGATTATCATGTGGCTAATTTTGAAGGTTTAGACGAAAAAAACCGCACCTTATATTTTTCTGCAAACGGAGTTAATAAAAAGCAAGATCCTTACTATGCACATTCTTATAAAATTAATTTGAATGGAACAGGAATGAAAACTTTAAACCCTGGAGATTTTACAGCAACTTCTTCTATGGCAGATTCTAATCAATATTTTGTAACGAATTTCTCTAGAGTAAATACCGTACCAAAATCGGAACTTAGAAATGCGAACGGACGTAAAGTAATGGATTTAGAAACGGCTGATTTGTCCCAACTATTTGCATCTGGTTACAAGTTTCCAGAAACCTTTAAAGTAAAAGCAGATGATGGAATTACCGATATTTACGGAGTAATGTATAAGCCTTTTGATATGGATTCTACAAAGGTTTATCCTTTATTAGAATACGTTTATCCTGGTCCGCAAACGGAAGCGGTAAATAAATCTTTTTCTTTTAGAATGGATCGTGTAGATAGAATGGCGCAAGTTGGTTTTGTGGTAATTACCTTAGGAAACAGAGGAGGACATCCAGATAGATCTAAATGGTATCATAATTATGGTTACGGTAATTTACGTGATTATGGTTTGGCAGATAAAAAGTATGTAGCACAACAATTGGCAAACAAACATAGTTTTATCGATATAGAAAAAGTAGGAATTTACGGTCATTCTGGTGGTGGATTTATGTCTACAGCAGCCATGTTGGTGTATCCAGATTTCTTTAAAGCTGCAGTTTCATCTGCAGGAAATCATGACAATAATGTGTATAATTCTTGGTGGAGTGAAACGCATCATGGTGTAAAAGAAGAAATTGATGAGAAAGGAAAAAGTTCTTATAAATATAAGATTGATACAAATCCGTCTTTGGCAAAAAACTTAAAAGGACATTTAATGTTGATTCATGGAGATATGGATAACAACGTAAATCCTGCAGGAACTATTAGAATGGCAAATGAATTAATTAAAGCACACAAACGTTTTAAATATATGATTATGCCAGGACAAAGACATGGTTTTGGTAGTATGACAGAATATTCTTTCTGGCTAAGAGCAGATCATTTTAGCAAATATTTATTAGGCAAAGAAGCTACCGATGTAGATTTTATGTATATGAATTTAGACAAACCGATGAATAAGTAA
- a CDS encoding nucleoside deaminase: MIQPFDDTYFMKKALQEAESAFDKGEVPVGAIIVFKDQIIARAHNLTETLNDVTAHAEMQAFTAAADFLGGKYLKDCVLYVTLEPCQMCAGASYWAQIGKIVYGATEPDRGFVNLKTTLHPKTKVVSGILENECSLLLKRFFAEKRNLN; encoded by the coding sequence ATGATACAACCTTTTGACGACACCTATTTTATGAAAAAAGCCTTACAAGAAGCAGAATCTGCTTTTGATAAAGGCGAAGTACCTGTAGGAGCCATTATTGTTTTTAAAGATCAAATTATTGCAAGAGCGCATAATTTAACGGAGACATTAAACGATGTAACGGCTCATGCAGAAATGCAGGCATTTACAGCCGCTGCAGATTTTTTAGGAGGTAAGTATTTAAAAGATTGTGTATTATATGTAACGCTAGAGCCTTGCCAAATGTGTGCAGGTGCGAGTTATTGGGCGCAAATTGGTAAAATTGTTTATGGAGCAACAGAGCCAGATAGAGGTTTTGTAAATTTAAAAACCACACTACATCCAAAGACAAAAGTTGTGAGCGGAATTTTAGAGAACGAATGTTCTTTGCTTTTAAAACGTTTTTTTGCTGAAAAGCGAAATCTAAATTAA